A genomic window from Vitis riparia cultivar Riparia Gloire de Montpellier isolate 1030 chromosome 18, EGFV_Vit.rip_1.0, whole genome shotgun sequence includes:
- the LOC117905670 gene encoding disease resistance protein RPV1-like produces MASTSTKASSSSSKLPHKHDVFLNFRGGDTRTNFVDHLYAGLVAHGFHTFRDDEQLERGGEISSQLVDAIKESHIFVVVFSENYADSRWCLNELLAIIESIASDDSRIVLPIFYHVDPSDVRHQTGSYATRYTSPDEDADEEKVEMIKKWRNALTLAANLTGYHVDPNIHESQVLEEIISYISSCINRVPLHVGTHLVGVDIRLDEIMNLMSIRSKDVLMVGICGLGGVGKSTMVKAIYNELSYQFKSKSFLDKVGDASKHYDGLLDLQKQLFCDISPRGKRKISTLAEGINVLKNILCHEKVLLVIDDVNNKEQLENLAGGHDWFDEGSRIFITSRDKRLLVAHKVDELYELSQLNWDEALELFSWHAFDQRLPYDDFYTLSNHFVRYCQGLPFALKTLGSFLFKMQPDEWKSELRKLDEEPNIDVLDVLKVSLDGLQDTHKAIFLDIACFFKGEYKDFIIKILDGCGFHAESGIRFLKNRCLLTISNGKVGMHNLIQQLGHKIVHDEGLRNKGMRSRLWHHMDVQDVLKKRTGTNSIEGIFLNLSKLNNINLTTQAMKGMTELRLLKIFLDSEVVSGEEDYKVCISSDFEFPSWDLCYLYWHGYPLNSLPSNFETQKLVELNMPYSNIREFGEGNMVQFSKLTAIILSHSKYLREVSNFSSTPNLEKLILEGCTSLREIDPSIGDLKRLGLLDLKECKSLGSLPDSICSLKSLKTLYLSGCSKLNCLPKDLGNMEHLTELYADRTATGVPPRAIRRLSELQILSLSGCTGRRAYLSSHSLLGLSLRELNLSDCYWWDADIPCDFWFLYSLEKLNLSGNDFTEVPTTIKYFPRLKVLVLGRCKRLREIPKLPRCLEELDAHECVSLQTDTRTSWASSSDVVEVVEATSRMMMMSLDKTILVRIQEMGSSLTMELPSDWYDPDNFLGFCVCFVFAFKDQLPQIHDDILCQLNNFSFFYPYWGKWSGEHSSNDPHMWLAYQPRSSVDICHPEAWSSIRASFELSGVIDALSIKCGCGVNGKVCRRRSWKGITPVLEGWIQDEKGSHTIGSNSGTAAPVKEGKKAGFQTLSGLVPLIRDTTTAPACQSRHLNTTATPDF; encoded by the exons ATGGCTTCAACCAGTACCAAAGCCTCGTCCTCTTCTTCCAAGCTCCCACACAAGCATGatgtatttttgaattttagagGGGGAGATACCCGTACGAATTTTGTCGATCATCTTTATGCAGGTTTAGTTGCACATGGATTTCATACATTTAGAGATGATGAGCAACTTGAACGTGGAGGGGAGATTTCATCTCAACTCGTAGATGCTATTAAAGAATCACATATTTTTGTAGTAGTTTTCTCTGAGAACTATGCTGATTCCCGATGGTGTTTAAATGAATTACTGGCTATTATTGAGTCAATTGCAAGCGATGATAGCAGAATTGTTTTGCCGATTTTCTATCATGTGGATCCTTCAGATGTACGACATCAGACGGGAAGTTATGCCACAAGGTATACTTCTCCTGATGAAGACGCAGACGAGGAGAAAGTTGAGATGATAAAGAAGTGGAGAAATGCTTTGACTCTAGCAGCCAATTTGACTGGATATCATGTGGACCCAAATAT ACATGAATCCCAGGTTCTTGAAGAGATTATTAGTTATATTTCATCTTGCATAAATCGTGTACCTTTACATGTCGGCACACACCTGGTTGGAGTGGATATACGTCTGGATGAAATAATGAACTTGATGAGCATTAGGTCAAAAGATGTTCTCATGGTGGGGATATGTGGACTGGGTGGAGTAGGCAAGTCCACAATGGTTAAAGCTATTTATAATGAACTCTCTTATCAATTTAAGAGCAAAAGCTTTCTGGACAAAGTTGGAGACGCTTCCAAACACTATGATGGTCTACTGGATTTGCAAAAGCAACTTTTTTGTGATATCTCACCCAGAGGAAAACGAAAAATAAGCACTCTTGCTGAAGGaattaatgttttaaagaaCATACTTTGCCATGAAAAGGTCCTTCTTGTCATTGATGATGTGAATAATAAGGAGCAATTAGAAAACTTAGCTGGAGGACATGATTGGTTTGATGAAGGAAGTAGAAtttttataacatctagagatAAACGTTTGCTGGTTGCACACAAAGTGGATGAATTATATGAGCTTTCACAATTAAACTGGGACGAAGCTCTTGAACTCTTCAGTTGGCATGCTTTTGATCAAAGACTTCCATATGATGATTTTTATACTCTTTCCAATCATTTTGTGCGGTATTGTCAAGGTCTTCCCTTTGCTCTCAAAACATTGGGTTCTTTTCTATTCAAAATGCAACCCGATGAATGGAAAAGTGAGTTACGTAAACTTGATGAAGAACCTAACATAGATGTTTTAGATGTGCTTAAAGTAAGTTTAGATGGACTACAAGATACTCATAAGGCAATATTCCTTGACATTGCATGTTTCTTTAAAGGAGAGTAtaaagattttattataaaaatactagATGGTTGTGGTTTTCATGCGGAGAGTGGAATAAgatttctcaaaaataggtGTCTTCTAACAATTTCAAATGGAAAGGTTGGCATGCATAATTTGATTCAACAATTGGGTCATAAAATAGTGCATGATGAAGGTCTCAGGAACAAAGGTATGCGCAGCCGATTGTGGCATCATATGGATGTACAAGATGTATTGAAGAAAAGGACG GGGACCAATTCAATTGAAGGCATATTCCTAAATTTATCGAAACTAAACAACATAAATTTAACTACTCAAGCAATGAAAGGGATGACTGAACTTCGATTGCTCAAAATTTTCTTGGATTCTGAAGTTGTTTCTGGTGAAGAGGATTACAAAGTGTGCATTTCTAGTGATTTCGAATTTCCTTCATGGGATTTATGCTATCTCTATTGGCATGGGTACCCTTTGAATTCTTTGCCATCAAATTTTGAGACTCAGAAACTAGTGGAACTCAACATGCCGTATAGCAACATAAGAGAATTTGGGGAAGGGAATATG GTTCAGTTTTCCAAACTAACAGCCATCATTCTCAGTCACTCTAAATACCTCAGAGAAGTCTCAAACTTTTCCAGCACTCCAAATTTGGAGAAACTAATTCTTGAAGGTTGTACAAGCTTGCGCGAGATTGACCCGTCTATTGGAGATCTGAAAAGGCTTGGTTTGTTAGATTTGAAAGAGTGCAAGTCACTGGGTAGTCTTCCAGACAGCATCTGCAGCTTGAAATCTCTTAAAACTCTTTATCTTAGTGGCTGTTCAAAACTCAACTGTTTGCCCAAAGACTTGGGAAACATGGAACATCTAACTGAGCTTTATGCAGATAGAACAGCTACAGGAGTGCCCCCTCGTGCAATTCGTCGTTTAAGTGAACTTCAAATACTGTCCTTGAGTGGATGTACAGGAAGAAGAGCTTACCTATCATCGCATTCTTTACTAGGTTTATCCTTAAGGGAATTAAATCTAAGTGATTGTTATTGGTGGGATGCAGATATACCCTGCGATTTTTGGTTCTTATATTCATTGGAAAAGTTAAATTTGAGTGGAAACGATTTTACAGAGGTGCCAACAAcaatcaaatattttccaagGCTAAAAGTTCTTGTGTTGGGGCGTTGCAAGAGGCTCCGAGAAATTCCGAAATTACCACGATGTCTGGAAGAACTGGATGCACACGAATGCGTATCCCTGCAAACGGATACACGAACTTCCTGGGCTTCATCAAGTGATGTTGTGGAAGTTGTGGAAGCTACCTCACGGATGATGATGATGTCACTGGACAAAACTATATTAGTGAGGATtcag GAAATGGGATCTTCACTAACAATGGAGCTGCCTTCAGATTGGTACGACCCTGACAACTTCCTGGGATTTTGTGTATGCTTTGTCTTTGCTTTCAAGGATCAACTGCCTCAGATCCACGACGACATATTATGTCAGTTgaacaatttttcatttttctaccCCTACTGGGGCAAGTGGAGTGGTGAGCATTCATCAAATGATCCCCACATGTGGTTGGCATATCAACCACGCTCTTCAGTCGATATTTGCCACCCTGAGGCATGGAGTAGCATTCGGGCTTCCTTTGAACTGTCTGGTGTGATTGATGCGTTGTCGATAAAGTGTggct GTGGAGTCAATGGAAAGGTGTGCAGAAGACGCTCATGGAAAGGGATCACGCCGGTTTTGGAAGGGTGGATTCAGG ATGAGAAAGGCAGCCACACCATTGGGAGCAATTCCGGAACAGCCGCACCAGtgaaggaaggaaagaaagctGGGTTTCAGACACTTTCGGGTCTAGTTCCTCTCATCAGAGACACCACAACCGCACCAGCTTGTCAGTCCCGCCACTTAAACACCACAGCCACACCAGATTTTTAA